The following proteins are encoded in a genomic region of Ostrea edulis chromosome 7, xbOstEdul1.1, whole genome shotgun sequence:
- the LOC125657226 gene encoding leukocyte surface antigen CD53-like, which translates to MGLTGCGRIVKYSMFVLNLLTFMGGFGLLGYGSYLRSNNAPSIGILTIILEYVHLSFPWLLIITAVVCIGVSFLGCCGAIKKIRGMLTMHFLLLMALLIGIFVGGVLSYQYKQEIESTIILQMESSLNESYGTDNHITDAWDVLQSTLQCCGIEGNENSTLSWSFYKLSTSWFKNQRGARRLHYVPDSCCKYPADTNNLTKCIGLRDTHKAPVVGPPILPIMTNDQFYSQGCWTVLYSILNNKLWVAMVLITTVAALLLIGMIMSICLCKRIEDEMYEEDEERFQDFIVS; encoded by the exons ATGGGGCTCACTGGCTGCGGAAGAATTGTGAAGTACTCAATGTTTGTTCTCAACTTACTTACATTT ATGGGCGGATTTGGACTACTTGGGTATGGCAGTTATTTAAGAAGTAACAATGCGCCCTCTATCGGCATCCTTACAATAATTCTGGAGTACGTGCATTTATCGTTTCCATGGTTACTCATCATAACAGCAGTTGTTTGTATTGGCGTTTCCTTCCTGGGATGCTGTGGAGCCATCAAAAAGATACGAGGAATGTTGACAATG CACTTTCTGCTGCTCATGGCTCTGCTAATTGGTATATTTGTGGGCGGGGTGCTAAGTTACCAATATAAACAAGAG ATAGAATCAACTATAATTTTACAAATGGAATCTTCCCTTAATGAGTCCTACGGTACCGACAACCATATAACTGACGCATGGGACGTGTTACAATCCACA CTTCAATGTTGTGGAATCGAGGGCAATGAAAACTCCACGCTCTCCTGGTCGTTCTATAAGTTATCTACAAGCTGGTTTAAAAATCAAAGGGGTGCAC GTCGTCTGCACTATGTTCCGGACAGCTGCTGTAAGTATCCAGCGGACACGAACAATTTGACCAAATGTATTGGACTAAGGGACACACACAAGGCACCGGTAGTAGGACCCCCAATCTTACCCATAATGACGAACGATCAATTCTACTCTCAG GGATGTTGGACGGTGTTGTATAGCATATTAAACAACAAACTCTGGGTGGCAATGGTACTTATCACAACCGTGGCAGCTCTGTTG TTGATTGGTATGATCATGTCGATTTGCTTATGTAAAAGAATAGAAGATGAGATGTATGAAGAGGACGAAGAAAGATTTCAGGATTTTATTGTTTCCTAA